The following are from one region of the Littorina saxatilis isolate snail1 linkage group LG2, US_GU_Lsax_2.0, whole genome shotgun sequence genome:
- the LOC138958634 gene encoding centriolar coiled-coil protein of 110 kDa-like isoform X2, producing the protein MDPSEELASPAAMKELIQYFETHGRLLDRQDLSEESALQASRDVTSFVSCIRFNGVPILPPVMTNSRVDEVRQDRHNAVFKEKRLKARQRKHLMEVANQLVENTESREPSSGTRSGRAGSARLPIDRPPVLKPVVTSAWASIAASGGTESSVQSTESVSAMGASSVANTFATAEQGQEDFGLQTLDSMCSDFMSLEETLPTDFNGVPLTSVRQQKISHDLMRMSKILKVKDFNSTSGSDVSELPLSEYVGDSKSGESVRNGTTSALDNVSASFFHESQDTVVEVTPETTTENNTSGFVDHSMDGSPVETSSPGDGHFSGGGSDNTSGMSSANTTGTTDSHRSSRSSPRSLKNNTVHFASFVTEYIDTSASLSSENITVVKKKLPADQVAKNKQGGKEETASATNKEESLSEEGLLNNVSLAESDSPVTPTTNPSNLPFQQYAKVDPSSSDKENDAKQANKMSGSGTNSKSSQKSAVNVSHSGGGNSVTDSQGSSRSDGTVRTSGSSNSTLIEDAATAASRDSTNSLPLNIVESRDDDSSGKEKSKAAAGVPTRKPKKLPPEPPQETYQPPSRQLRVVNSKTAANQSGAATEGYRKGHVRRGSYTLSEPSPALVRSQATTQSGGDGETKNPQRKLNYEDEEDQTKLLNIRPQPVVPSEPESTGKAEHINKYLSQVQLISSEDVTASQVSMDSVHQSAASGQVQNSLSLMQSITLSQASVSSAAGGEAVQQFESLQHNLLHHQQKELEELFIQQRREQMALQAEIEEHNQRMKEQQEFLVSNAPENIKVQSQSNDGELSPDSNTGDQTNVKRFNFPTPKRTQINLHGQRIAGGAVSPGQLMLDTSVSSSSPKVRRPVLRSPVKFLPGRRNSGRVLVPPEAYEPEMRVKFEKLTAAGRGFLTRCLLQSDKVQELVKTIKDTREFAFSFQSETPIRKGNLSNQDRTLLERIVAQLQAALLDIHEIFFDTPVIEQMGLIEQTRLNTREKRLKSSTDESVRGSVPRISTATLKAQERRRRAQEAESTVFGASSARPRTAPASSNSPRSNVSVDLSGPLKRHYQFLLAKARKPAAMHAAHLAHQSHQHPQASGARPDTSRSEKARPQTAPERPTSARPKKPVSVPAASSNVFTSENAQSKLNIRVKQPSQQPTLPVSSKQTNKPSKTSSKSWR; encoded by the exons ATGGACCCGTCAGAAGAG TTGGCTTCCCCAGCAGCCATGAAGGAGCTGATTCAGTATTTTGAGACACACGGCCGATTGCTGGATCGCCAAGACCTCAGCGAAGAATCTGCATTGCAAGCATCACGGGATGTTACCTCCTTTGTCTCCTGTATCCGTTTCAACGGAGTGCCCATTCTTCCACCTGTG ATGACCAACAGTCGTGTGGATGAAGTAAGACAAGACCGACACAATGCAGTGTTCAAAGAGAAACGTCTGAAAGCCAGGCAGAGGAAACATCTGATGGAGGTTGCCAATCAACTTGTTGAAAATACTGAA TCACGAGAACCCTCATCAGGGACCAGAAGCGGAAGAGCAGGTAGTGCCAGGCTCCCGATAGATAGACCTCCTGTATTGAAACCTGTGGTCACATCTGCCTGGGCTTCCATAGCGGCTAGTGGGGGCACAGAATCTTCCGTCCAGAGCACGGAATCTGTCAGTGCCATGGGAGCGTCCAGTGTCGCAAACACCTTTGCCACAGCAGAGCAAGGGCAGGAAGACTTTGGCTTACAGACGCTGGACTCGATGTGCTCAGACTTCATGTCTTTAGAAGAGACGCTGCCCACAGACTTTAACGGTGTCCCGCTGACCTCCGTCAGACAGCAGAAAATTTCCCATGACCTGATGAGAATGTCCAAGATTCTTAAGGTCAAGGACTTCAACTCCACCAGTGGCAGTGATGTGAGTGAGCTCCCTTTGTCAGAATATGTGGGGGACTCCAAGTCAGGGGAGAGTGTGCGAAATGGGACAACCTCTGCATTGGACAATGTGTCTGCCAGTTTCTTTCACGAAAGTCAGGACACAGTAGTAGAGGTGACGCCAGAAACCACAACAGAGAACAACACTTCAGGCTTTGTGGACCACAGTATGGATGGATCTCCCGTAGAGACATCTTCACCGGGCGACGGACATTTTTCCGGTGGCGGGAGCGACAACACTTCAGGGATGAGCTCGGCAAACACCACAGGCACTACTGACAGTCACAGAAGCAGTCGCAGCAGTCCTAGGTCTTTGAAGAACAATACTGTCCATTTTGCGTCCTTTGTCACGGAGTACATTGACACCAGTGCGAGTCTTTCATCAGAAAACATCACTGTGGTGAAGAAGAAACTGCCAGCAGATCAAGTTGCCAAGAACAAGCAAGGGGGGAAGGAGGAGACAGCTTCAGCAACAAACAAAGAAGAGAGCTTGAGTGAAGAAGGTTTGTTAAACAACGTCTCTTTGGCGGAATCAGATTCTCCTGTCACCCCCACCACCAACCCCTCCAACTTGCCATTTCAGCAGTATGCCAAAGTGGACCCGTCCTCCTCTGACAAAGAAAATGATgccaaacaagcaaacaagatgTCCGGGTCAGGGACGAACTCTAAATCATCTCAAAAATCAGCTGTAAATGTGTCACACTCAGGTGGCGGAAACAGTGTCACAGATTCTCAGGGGTCTTCAAGGTCAGACGGGACAGTGAGAACTTCAGGGTCGAGCAACAGCACGCTGATAGAAGATGCCGCCACTGCTGCAAGTCGAGACTCCACCAACAGCTTACCGCTGAACATTGTGGAGTCCAGAGACGATGACAGTTcaggaaaagaaaaaagcaaAGCCGCAGCTGGCGTCCCAACACGAAAGCCAAAGAAACTGCCCCCTGAACCCCCTCAAGAGACTTACCAGCCCCCGTCAAGACAGCTGAGGGTGGTGAACTCTAAAACCGCAGCCAATCAGAGTGGGGCAGCAACTGAAGGTTATCGCAAAGGTCATGTACGCCGAGGTTCGTACACCCTTTCAGAACCGTCCCCTGCCCTTGTGCGTTCCCAGGCCACCACGCAGAGTGGAGGTGATGGGGAGACCAAGAACCCGCAGCGAAAGCTGAACTACGAGGATGAAGAAGACCAAACTAAGCTCCTCAATATCCGACCACAACCTGTAGTGCCTTCAGAGCCTGAGTCGACTGGTAAAGCAGAGCACATCAACAAGTATTTGTCACAG GTGCAGCTTATCAGCTCAGAAGATGTCACAGCCTCCCAGGTATCCATGGACAGTGTTCACCAGTCTGCAGCATCAGGTCAGGTCCAGAACAGCCTGAGCCTCATGCAGTCCATCACTCTGTCCCAGGCCAGCGTTAGCTCCGCTGCGGGCGGGGAGGCTGTGCAGCAGTTTGAGTCGCTGCAGCACAACCTGCTACACcaccagcagaaggagctggaGGAGCTGTTCATCCAGCAGAGACGAGAGCAGATGGCCCTGCAGGCCGAGATTGAGGAGCACAATCAAAGAATGAAG GAACAGCAAGAATTTCTAGTCTCCAATGCCCCAGAAAACATCAAAGTGCAATCCCAGTCCAACGACGGAGAACTCAGCCCTGACTCCAACACAGGTGACCAAACCAACGTCAAAAGGTTCAACTTTCCCACCCCCAAGAGGACGCAGATCAACCTCCATGGCCAGAGAATTGCTGGCGGAGCTGTGTCACCAGGTCAGCTAATGCTGGACACATCTGTGTCGTCATCAAGTCCCAAAGTGCGTCGTCCAGTGTTGCGGTCACCTGTCAAATTCCTCCCAGGTCGCAGGAACTCTGGCAGAGTTCTTGTCCCTCCTGAG GCGTATGAACCAGAGATGAGGGTGAAGTTTGAGAAACTGACAGCAGCAGGTAGAGGATTTCTGACACGCTGCCTTCTACAGTCTGACAAGGTTCAGGAGCTGGTCAAGACAATCAAG GACACTCGAGAGTTTGCGTTTAGCTTTCAGTCAGAGACTCCAATCCGAAAAGGAAACCTCTCCAACCAGGACAGGACTCTGCTGGAACGTATTGTGGCGCAG CTTCAGGCAGCACTACTGGATATCCATGAGATCTTCTTCGATACTCCTGTGATTGAACAGATGGGTCTGATAGAACAAACACGCTTGAACACCAGGGAGAAAAGACTCAAATCA TCCACAGACGAAAGTGTGAGAGGATCAGTTCCTCGTATCAGCACGGCCACCTTGAAAGCACAGGAACGAAGGAGAAGAGCACA AGAAGCTGAAAGTACTGTTTTTGGTGCCAGCTCTGCCAGACCTCGTACTGCGCCTGCTTCCAGTAACAGTCCAAGGTCAAACGTTTCCGTTGATCTCAG CGGGCCTCTAAAGCGACACTACCAGTTCCTGCTAGCCAAGGCCCGGAAGCCAGCGGCAATGCACGCTGCTCACCTTGCTCACCAGTCTCACCAACACCCCCAGGCTTCAGGGGCCAGGCCGGACACATCCAG ATCAGAAAAAGCCCGTCCACAAACAGCACCAGAAAGACCAACCTCAGCTCGCCCCAAGAAACCTGTCAGCGTTCCTGCAGCTTCCAGCAACGTTTTCACATCAGAAAATG cCCAGTCAAAGTTGAACATCCGAGTAAAGCAGCCATCTCAGCAACCAACTCTGCCTGTTTCAAGCAAGCAGAccaacaaaccatcaaaaacttcatccaAATCCTGGAGATAA
- the LOC138958634 gene encoding centriolar coiled-coil protein of 110 kDa-like isoform X1, with amino-acid sequence MKTGVSGEIKKNHVEMKQQIQIMLASPAAMKELIQYFETHGRLLDRQDLSEESALQASRDVTSFVSCIRFNGVPILPPVMTNSRVDEVRQDRHNAVFKEKRLKARQRKHLMEVANQLVENTESREPSSGTRSGRAGSARLPIDRPPVLKPVVTSAWASIAASGGTESSVQSTESVSAMGASSVANTFATAEQGQEDFGLQTLDSMCSDFMSLEETLPTDFNGVPLTSVRQQKISHDLMRMSKILKVKDFNSTSGSDVSELPLSEYVGDSKSGESVRNGTTSALDNVSASFFHESQDTVVEVTPETTTENNTSGFVDHSMDGSPVETSSPGDGHFSGGGSDNTSGMSSANTTGTTDSHRSSRSSPRSLKNNTVHFASFVTEYIDTSASLSSENITVVKKKLPADQVAKNKQGGKEETASATNKEESLSEEGLLNNVSLAESDSPVTPTTNPSNLPFQQYAKVDPSSSDKENDAKQANKMSGSGTNSKSSQKSAVNVSHSGGGNSVTDSQGSSRSDGTVRTSGSSNSTLIEDAATAASRDSTNSLPLNIVESRDDDSSGKEKSKAAAGVPTRKPKKLPPEPPQETYQPPSRQLRVVNSKTAANQSGAATEGYRKGHVRRGSYTLSEPSPALVRSQATTQSGGDGETKNPQRKLNYEDEEDQTKLLNIRPQPVVPSEPESTGKAEHINKYLSQVQLISSEDVTASQVSMDSVHQSAASGQVQNSLSLMQSITLSQASVSSAAGGEAVQQFESLQHNLLHHQQKELEELFIQQRREQMALQAEIEEHNQRMKEQQEFLVSNAPENIKVQSQSNDGELSPDSNTGDQTNVKRFNFPTPKRTQINLHGQRIAGGAVSPGQLMLDTSVSSSSPKVRRPVLRSPVKFLPGRRNSGRVLVPPEAYEPEMRVKFEKLTAAGRGFLTRCLLQSDKVQELVKTIKDTREFAFSFQSETPIRKGNLSNQDRTLLERIVAQLQAALLDIHEIFFDTPVIEQMGLIEQTRLNTREKRLKSSTDESVRGSVPRISTATLKAQERRRRAQEAESTVFGASSARPRTAPASSNSPRSNVSVDLSGPLKRHYQFLLAKARKPAAMHAAHLAHQSHQHPQASGARPDTSRSEKARPQTAPERPTSARPKKPVSVPAASSNVFTSENAQSKLNIRVKQPSQQPTLPVSSKQTNKPSKTSSKSWR; translated from the exons ATGAAAACGGGTGTTTCAGGAGAAATTAAGAAAAATCATGTGGAAatgaaacaacaaatacaaatcatG TTGGCTTCCCCAGCAGCCATGAAGGAGCTGATTCAGTATTTTGAGACACACGGCCGATTGCTGGATCGCCAAGACCTCAGCGAAGAATCTGCATTGCAAGCATCACGGGATGTTACCTCCTTTGTCTCCTGTATCCGTTTCAACGGAGTGCCCATTCTTCCACCTGTG ATGACCAACAGTCGTGTGGATGAAGTAAGACAAGACCGACACAATGCAGTGTTCAAAGAGAAACGTCTGAAAGCCAGGCAGAGGAAACATCTGATGGAGGTTGCCAATCAACTTGTTGAAAATACTGAA TCACGAGAACCCTCATCAGGGACCAGAAGCGGAAGAGCAGGTAGTGCCAGGCTCCCGATAGATAGACCTCCTGTATTGAAACCTGTGGTCACATCTGCCTGGGCTTCCATAGCGGCTAGTGGGGGCACAGAATCTTCCGTCCAGAGCACGGAATCTGTCAGTGCCATGGGAGCGTCCAGTGTCGCAAACACCTTTGCCACAGCAGAGCAAGGGCAGGAAGACTTTGGCTTACAGACGCTGGACTCGATGTGCTCAGACTTCATGTCTTTAGAAGAGACGCTGCCCACAGACTTTAACGGTGTCCCGCTGACCTCCGTCAGACAGCAGAAAATTTCCCATGACCTGATGAGAATGTCCAAGATTCTTAAGGTCAAGGACTTCAACTCCACCAGTGGCAGTGATGTGAGTGAGCTCCCTTTGTCAGAATATGTGGGGGACTCCAAGTCAGGGGAGAGTGTGCGAAATGGGACAACCTCTGCATTGGACAATGTGTCTGCCAGTTTCTTTCACGAAAGTCAGGACACAGTAGTAGAGGTGACGCCAGAAACCACAACAGAGAACAACACTTCAGGCTTTGTGGACCACAGTATGGATGGATCTCCCGTAGAGACATCTTCACCGGGCGACGGACATTTTTCCGGTGGCGGGAGCGACAACACTTCAGGGATGAGCTCGGCAAACACCACAGGCACTACTGACAGTCACAGAAGCAGTCGCAGCAGTCCTAGGTCTTTGAAGAACAATACTGTCCATTTTGCGTCCTTTGTCACGGAGTACATTGACACCAGTGCGAGTCTTTCATCAGAAAACATCACTGTGGTGAAGAAGAAACTGCCAGCAGATCAAGTTGCCAAGAACAAGCAAGGGGGGAAGGAGGAGACAGCTTCAGCAACAAACAAAGAAGAGAGCTTGAGTGAAGAAGGTTTGTTAAACAACGTCTCTTTGGCGGAATCAGATTCTCCTGTCACCCCCACCACCAACCCCTCCAACTTGCCATTTCAGCAGTATGCCAAAGTGGACCCGTCCTCCTCTGACAAAGAAAATGATgccaaacaagcaaacaagatgTCCGGGTCAGGGACGAACTCTAAATCATCTCAAAAATCAGCTGTAAATGTGTCACACTCAGGTGGCGGAAACAGTGTCACAGATTCTCAGGGGTCTTCAAGGTCAGACGGGACAGTGAGAACTTCAGGGTCGAGCAACAGCACGCTGATAGAAGATGCCGCCACTGCTGCAAGTCGAGACTCCACCAACAGCTTACCGCTGAACATTGTGGAGTCCAGAGACGATGACAGTTcaggaaaagaaaaaagcaaAGCCGCAGCTGGCGTCCCAACACGAAAGCCAAAGAAACTGCCCCCTGAACCCCCTCAAGAGACTTACCAGCCCCCGTCAAGACAGCTGAGGGTGGTGAACTCTAAAACCGCAGCCAATCAGAGTGGGGCAGCAACTGAAGGTTATCGCAAAGGTCATGTACGCCGAGGTTCGTACACCCTTTCAGAACCGTCCCCTGCCCTTGTGCGTTCCCAGGCCACCACGCAGAGTGGAGGTGATGGGGAGACCAAGAACCCGCAGCGAAAGCTGAACTACGAGGATGAAGAAGACCAAACTAAGCTCCTCAATATCCGACCACAACCTGTAGTGCCTTCAGAGCCTGAGTCGACTGGTAAAGCAGAGCACATCAACAAGTATTTGTCACAG GTGCAGCTTATCAGCTCAGAAGATGTCACAGCCTCCCAGGTATCCATGGACAGTGTTCACCAGTCTGCAGCATCAGGTCAGGTCCAGAACAGCCTGAGCCTCATGCAGTCCATCACTCTGTCCCAGGCCAGCGTTAGCTCCGCTGCGGGCGGGGAGGCTGTGCAGCAGTTTGAGTCGCTGCAGCACAACCTGCTACACcaccagcagaaggagctggaGGAGCTGTTCATCCAGCAGAGACGAGAGCAGATGGCCCTGCAGGCCGAGATTGAGGAGCACAATCAAAGAATGAAG GAACAGCAAGAATTTCTAGTCTCCAATGCCCCAGAAAACATCAAAGTGCAATCCCAGTCCAACGACGGAGAACTCAGCCCTGACTCCAACACAGGTGACCAAACCAACGTCAAAAGGTTCAACTTTCCCACCCCCAAGAGGACGCAGATCAACCTCCATGGCCAGAGAATTGCTGGCGGAGCTGTGTCACCAGGTCAGCTAATGCTGGACACATCTGTGTCGTCATCAAGTCCCAAAGTGCGTCGTCCAGTGTTGCGGTCACCTGTCAAATTCCTCCCAGGTCGCAGGAACTCTGGCAGAGTTCTTGTCCCTCCTGAG GCGTATGAACCAGAGATGAGGGTGAAGTTTGAGAAACTGACAGCAGCAGGTAGAGGATTTCTGACACGCTGCCTTCTACAGTCTGACAAGGTTCAGGAGCTGGTCAAGACAATCAAG GACACTCGAGAGTTTGCGTTTAGCTTTCAGTCAGAGACTCCAATCCGAAAAGGAAACCTCTCCAACCAGGACAGGACTCTGCTGGAACGTATTGTGGCGCAG CTTCAGGCAGCACTACTGGATATCCATGAGATCTTCTTCGATACTCCTGTGATTGAACAGATGGGTCTGATAGAACAAACACGCTTGAACACCAGGGAGAAAAGACTCAAATCA TCCACAGACGAAAGTGTGAGAGGATCAGTTCCTCGTATCAGCACGGCCACCTTGAAAGCACAGGAACGAAGGAGAAGAGCACA AGAAGCTGAAAGTACTGTTTTTGGTGCCAGCTCTGCCAGACCTCGTACTGCGCCTGCTTCCAGTAACAGTCCAAGGTCAAACGTTTCCGTTGATCTCAG CGGGCCTCTAAAGCGACACTACCAGTTCCTGCTAGCCAAGGCCCGGAAGCCAGCGGCAATGCACGCTGCTCACCTTGCTCACCAGTCTCACCAACACCCCCAGGCTTCAGGGGCCAGGCCGGACACATCCAG ATCAGAAAAAGCCCGTCCACAAACAGCACCAGAAAGACCAACCTCAGCTCGCCCCAAGAAACCTGTCAGCGTTCCTGCAGCTTCCAGCAACGTTTTCACATCAGAAAATG cCCAGTCAAAGTTGAACATCCGAGTAAAGCAGCCATCTCAGCAACCAACTCTGCCTGTTTCAAGCAAGCAGAccaacaaaccatcaaaaacttcatccaAATCCTGGAGATAA